From the genome of Candidatus Methylopumilus turicensis, one region includes:
- a CDS encoding type II secretion system F family protein, which yields MLYDLSVLRGKEYSSLRLDAVSEQMAIGSAKSLGYTVFSAKPAGSGWQKHFTKRERFPIMLFSQEMLALLEAGLNLMEAIEALAEKETRPEVRQTLQGILRLLSEGQPLSTAMQSFPQAFPPLYVAALRASEKTGGMADSLKRYIAYQSQIDQVKKKVISASIYPAMLLSVGSLVVLFLVAYVVPKFAHIYEDMGSDLPFLSQVLLSLGTFIEQHGFSLMMSLLGLMALAAYLLSLKSVRTKLMEMVWKIPAIGERMKIYQLSRFYRSLGMLLIAGIPILNALKMVSGLLAPALRVRMLAASEQIRQGQAISMAMELNDLSTPVALRMLRVGERSGMMGEMMERISSFYDEETARWIDWFTKLFEPLLMLFIGFVIGFVVLMLYMPIFDLAGSIQ from the coding sequence ATGCTTTATGACCTCAGTGTATTACGCGGCAAAGAATATTCATCGCTACGACTAGATGCCGTCAGCGAGCAGATGGCTATTGGCAGTGCTAAGTCTTTAGGCTACACCGTATTTTCAGCTAAACCAGCGGGCAGTGGATGGCAAAAACACTTCACCAAGCGTGAGCGCTTTCCGATCATGCTGTTTAGTCAAGAAATGCTGGCCTTGTTGGAAGCCGGACTTAACTTGATGGAAGCCATTGAAGCGCTTGCAGAAAAAGAAACGCGTCCAGAGGTCAGACAAACACTTCAAGGCATACTGAGGCTATTAAGTGAAGGTCAGCCATTGTCCACCGCCATGCAGTCTTTTCCACAAGCGTTTCCGCCATTGTATGTGGCAGCCTTGAGAGCGAGTGAAAAAACAGGCGGAATGGCTGATTCACTCAAGCGGTATATCGCTTATCAAAGTCAAATCGATCAAGTGAAAAAGAAAGTCATCTCAGCGTCTATTTACCCAGCGATGTTGCTGTCGGTTGGCAGCTTGGTGGTGCTGTTTTTAGTGGCGTATGTCGTGCCTAAGTTTGCCCATATATACGAAGACATGGGTAGTGACCTGCCATTTTTATCACAAGTATTACTTTCATTGGGAACGTTTATTGAGCAACATGGATTTAGCTTGATGATGTCATTGCTTGGATTAATGGCTTTAGCCGCCTATTTATTAAGTCTAAAATCTGTGCGTACCAAGTTAATGGAGATGGTATGGAAAATTCCAGCCATTGGTGAGCGTATGAAAATCTATCAACTCTCACGCTTCTATCGTTCTTTGGGCATGCTGCTGATTGCCGGTATTCCGATTCTTAATGCGCTCAAGATGGTTTCAGGTCTGCTCGCCCCCGCCTTAAGAGTGCGCATGCTGGCGGCTTCCGAACAAATTCGTCAAGGCCAAGCCATCTCCATGGCCATGGAGCTCAATGATCTTTCAACGCCTGTTGCACTGCGAATGCTGAGGGTGGGGGAACGGAGCGGCATGATGGGCGAAATGATGGAGCGTATTTCTAGTTTTTATGATGAAGAAACCGCGCGCTGGATTGATTGGTTTACCAAACTATTTGAACCCTTACTCATGCTGTTCATCGGCTTTGTGATTGGGTTTGTGGTGCTCATGCTGTATATGCCCATTTTTGATTTGGCGGGAAGCATCCAATGA
- the gspG gene encoding type II secretion system major pseudopilin GspG: MTNPLSKRPLSNKRSNLSQRGFTLLELLVVMVIIGLLVGYVGPKYFAQIGKSEVKAARAQIDALEKSLDQYRLDTGHYPATEQGLAALMVKPASEARWSGPYLKKSVPADPWGNPYQYKSPGEHGEYDLSSLGKDGQPGGVDEMADIVSW; encoded by the coding sequence ATGACCAACCCATTGAGTAAAAGACCATTAAGCAATAAACGATCAAATTTAAGCCAACGTGGCTTTACTTTGTTGGAGCTATTGGTGGTGATGGTCATTATTGGCCTGCTCGTTGGTTATGTCGGCCCTAAATATTTCGCCCAAATCGGCAAATCAGAAGTCAAAGCGGCGCGCGCGCAAATCGATGCTTTAGAAAAATCATTAGACCAATATCGTTTAGATACCGGCCACTATCCCGCCACCGAGCAAGGCTTGGCAGCGCTGATGGTGAAACCAGCAAGTGAGGCACGTTGGTCAGGTCCTTATCTTAAGAAAAGCGTGCCTGCAGATCCTTGGGGCAACCCTTACCAATACAAATCCCCTGGCGAACACGGCGAATACGATTTATCTTCTTTAGGTAAAGACGGTCAACCAGGCGGGGTAGATGAGATGGCGGACATTGTCAGCTGGTAG
- a CDS encoding sugar phosphate nucleotidyltransferase: MTQQLKGMILAAGQGTRVRPLTKDMPKPMIPILGKPVMEYLIEHLARHGVHEIMVNVAHSYRKIEHYFSNGSRWGVDIGYSFEGVYDHGEIKPSPLGSAGGMRRIQDFGGFFDQTTIVLCGDALIDLDIGAALKEHKAKKAMVSIVTMAVPDSEVVNYGVVETDEEGRVLSFQEKPKPEEARSNLASTGIYFFEPEAIALIPPGVVFDIGSQLFPLLVEKGLPFYAQNRSYNWIDIGRISDYWEVLQRVLRGEISFMKIPGKEVKPGVWVGLNTSVDWDNVKIEGPVYIASGARIDAGAEIVGPCWISHGSHIRKNAKVIRSVLFDYTRISEGETFYEMIVSPNYCVDRSGRTYYIGDDDCILRWGDARS, translated from the coding sequence ATGACACAGCAACTAAAAGGGATGATTCTTGCCGCTGGACAAGGCACACGAGTGCGCCCACTGACGAAAGACATGCCTAAGCCTATGATTCCTATTTTAGGTAAGCCCGTGATGGAGTACTTAATCGAGCATCTGGCACGTCATGGCGTACATGAAATCATGGTCAACGTCGCACACTCCTACCGAAAAATTGAGCACTACTTTAGTAATGGTAGTCGCTGGGGTGTGGATATCGGCTATTCCTTCGAAGGTGTTTATGACCATGGCGAGATCAAGCCATCACCTTTAGGCTCCGCTGGGGGTATGCGCCGCATTCAAGACTTTGGTGGGTTTTTTGACCAAACAACGATTGTGTTGTGTGGTGACGCGTTGATTGATTTGGATATCGGCGCAGCGCTAAAAGAGCACAAAGCAAAAAAGGCCATGGTGAGCATTGTGACCATGGCGGTGCCTGACAGCGAGGTCGTGAACTACGGCGTTGTGGAGACCGATGAGGAAGGGCGCGTGCTGTCTTTTCAGGAAAAGCCTAAGCCAGAAGAAGCCCGCTCCAACCTAGCCAGCACGGGCATTTATTTCTTTGAGCCAGAAGCGATTGCGCTCATTCCACCTGGCGTGGTGTTTGATATTGGCAGTCAATTATTCCCATTGCTGGTCGAAAAAGGCCTGCCCTTTTACGCGCAAAATCGCAGTTATAACTGGATTGATATTGGCCGTATCTCGGACTACTGGGAAGTATTACAGCGCGTTTTACGTGGCGAAATTAGTTTTATGAAAATCCCAGGTAAGGAAGTCAAGCCAGGCGTTTGGGTGGGCTTAAATACCTCGGTCGATTGGGATAATGTCAAAATTGAAGGCCCAGTGTATATTGCCTCAGGCGCCCGTATTGATGCAGGTGCTGAGATCGTTGGCCCATGCTGGATTTCACATGGTTCGCATATTCGTAAAAATGCCAAAGTCATCCGGTCGGTATTGTTTGATTACACACGCATTAGTGAAGGGGAGACCTTTTATGAAATGATTGTGTCACCCAACTACTGCGTGGATCGCAGCGGCAGAACCTACTACATCGGCGATGACGACTGTATTTTGCGCTGGGGTGATGCGCGTTCATAA
- a CDS encoding mannose-1-phosphate guanylyltransferase/mannose-6-phosphate isomerase: protein MSNIAADLKVQPVILSGGSGTRLWPMSREKYPKQLLPLFGEDSLLQGTVRRLDGIAGLTLAPTMVVCNEEYRFVIAEQLRLMGKEGVIVLEPTGRNTAPALTLAALEADGVNGDPVLLVMPADHIILDNAAFQLAVRQGASLAAAGMIVTFGITPDCPETGYGYIQTGQSLPQSSAFELTRFVEKPNREIAQTYVDDGNYLWNSGLFMVRASVWLSAMESCRPDILAACKAAWQGEQLDGNFVRVGKAEFASCPSDSIDYAVMERIAAGQANLPSAAVIPLAAGWSDVGAWDSLWQALDKDNVGNAVQGDVLLTDCKDTLAFSASRLVACVGVSDLVVVETADAVLVAHKSKTQDVKKIVDQLKQQGRVEGSLHRKVYRPWGWYDSIDASDRFQVKRIMVKPGARLSLQLHHHRAEHWIVVKGTAKVTRDETSYIVTENESTYIPLGIKHRLENTGKIPLEIIEVQSGSYLGEDDIERFEDAYGRA from the coding sequence ATGTCCAACATCGCTGCAGATTTAAAAGTCCAACCTGTCATCTTGTCTGGCGGATCAGGCACACGGCTCTGGCCCATGTCGCGAGAAAAGTATCCCAAGCAGTTGCTCCCTTTGTTTGGTGAAGACTCCTTGTTGCAAGGCACGGTTCGCAGATTAGATGGCATCGCTGGCTTAACATTGGCACCAACCATGGTGGTCTGCAATGAAGAGTACCGCTTTGTGATTGCTGAGCAATTGCGTTTAATGGGCAAAGAGGGCGTGATTGTTTTAGAGCCAACGGGCAGAAATACCGCCCCAGCGCTGACCTTAGCCGCGCTTGAAGCTGATGGTGTAAATGGCGATCCTGTGCTTTTAGTGATGCCTGCCGATCATATTATTCTTGATAATGCCGCCTTTCAATTAGCCGTTCGTCAGGGGGCAAGTTTAGCGGCAGCGGGCATGATCGTTACCTTCGGCATTACACCGGATTGCCCAGAAACTGGCTATGGTTATATTCAAACGGGTCAGTCCTTGCCCCAATCAAGTGCTTTTGAGTTAACACGTTTTGTGGAAAAGCCTAATCGCGAGATAGCGCAAACCTATGTGGATGACGGTAACTACTTATGGAATAGCGGCTTATTTATGGTGCGTGCCTCAGTGTGGTTATCTGCCATGGAAAGTTGTCGACCAGATATTTTAGCCGCATGCAAAGCCGCTTGGCAGGGTGAACAGCTAGATGGAAATTTCGTTCGCGTGGGTAAGGCTGAATTTGCCAGCTGTCCTAGCGACTCGATTGACTATGCCGTGATGGAGCGTATCGCTGCTGGTCAAGCGAATTTACCCTCAGCTGCCGTGATCCCTCTGGCCGCGGGTTGGTCTGATGTGGGCGCATGGGATTCCTTATGGCAAGCGTTAGATAAAGATAATGTCGGCAATGCGGTGCAAGGGGATGTGTTATTAACAGATTGCAAAGATACATTAGCATTTTCTGCGAGCCGATTAGTGGCCTGCGTTGGGGTGAGTGATTTAGTCGTCGTAGAAACTGCAGATGCCGTGCTTGTTGCCCACAAGAGTAAGACGCAAGATGTGAAAAAAATTGTTGATCAGTTAAAACAGCAGGGCCGAGTAGAAGGATCGTTGCATCGTAAAGTTTATCGTCCATGGGGCTGGTACGACAGTATTGATGCCTCAGATCGCTTTCAGGTCAAGCGCATTATGGTCAAGCCAGGAGCGAGGCTCTCATTACAATTGCATCATCATCGCGCTGAACATTGGATCGTGGTGAAAGGTACAGCCAAGGTCACCCGTGACGAAACCAGTTACATCGTCACAGAAAATGAATCTACCTATATACCGCTTGGCATTAAGCATAGGCTAGAAAATACCGGAAAAATCCCGCTCGAAATCATCGAGGTACAATCTGGCAGCTATTTAGGGGAAGATGATATTGAGCGTTTTGAAGACGCTTATGGAAGAGCATAA
- a CDS encoding META domain-containing protein, producing MPKKIIVQEVAAEDITLKVNHDKELKAKLAQIAQAEPSKTAVVKELKPTTATERTSLSELYNQNWQMSRILISNNFIAHENHWQFGFNKNGKYKAFGACNYLTGKFNASDDGAFRLGKLETSLNDCPESKDEEVMVFNMLLMADSFAIQGERLVLKSGGRVMMELRVYDQEINVQMAKRSHSKKDKKSLKDRKTSKAKSPKAKASKKKTKKSQSSQKKT from the coding sequence ATGCCTAAAAAGATCATCGTCCAAGAAGTCGCCGCCGAAGATATCACCTTAAAGGTAAATCATGATAAAGAACTAAAAGCAAAACTGGCTCAGATCGCTCAAGCTGAGCCATCAAAAACTGCTGTTGTAAAAGAATTGAAACCCACCACCGCCACAGAACGTACTTCACTTTCAGAGCTTTATAATCAAAATTGGCAAATGAGCAGGATTTTGATCTCGAACAACTTTATCGCGCATGAAAACCACTGGCAATTTGGGTTTAACAAGAATGGGAAATATAAAGCCTTTGGCGCTTGCAACTACCTGACAGGGAAATTCAACGCTTCAGACGACGGGGCATTTAGATTAGGAAAACTTGAAACCTCACTTAACGACTGTCCTGAAAGCAAAGACGAAGAAGTGATGGTATTTAACATGCTACTCATGGCCGATAGCTTTGCCATCCAAGGGGAAAGGCTAGTACTCAAAAGTGGCGGCAGGGTAATGATGGAGCTCAGAGTTTATGATCAAGAGATTAATGTGCAGATGGCAAAAAGATCACATAGTAAAAAAGACAAGAAATCTTTAAAAGATAGAAAGACTTCAAAAGCCAAATCCCCAAAAGCTAAAGCATCAAAGAAAAAAACAAAAAAATCACAATCAAGCCAAAAGAAAACATAA
- the secG gene encoding preprotein translocase subunit SecG, producing MENLITVIHVLASAAVIGLVLLQHGKGADMGAAFGSGASGSLFGVSGSSNFMSRATAICVAVFFTTSLTLAYMSGHRADRVSVVKSITTEQAAPKSAAPAAVPAPANKPAPANKEVPQ from the coding sequence ATGGAAAATTTAATTACAGTTATTCACGTATTAGCATCCGCCGCAGTCATTGGTTTAGTCCTTCTGCAGCACGGCAAAGGTGCTGATATGGGTGCTGCCTTCGGTAGCGGTGCATCAGGCAGTTTATTTGGGGTAAGTGGCTCTTCTAACTTTATGAGCCGTGCCACAGCGATTTGTGTCGCTGTGTTTTTTACCACCAGCTTAACCTTAGCTTACATGTCGGGCCACCGTGCTGACCGCGTGAGTGTTGTTAAATCAATCACCACGGAACAAGCTGCGCCAAAATCAGCAGCACCTGCTGCAGTGCCGGCCCCAGCAAATAAGCCAGCGCCAGCGAATAAGGAAGTGCCTCAGTAA
- the tpiA gene encoding triose-phosphate isomerase produces the protein MRRKLVVANWKMHGSIAQNQQLFDAFKQKLAPIDNVDFAVCVPYPYLFQAQVVLSGTNIAWGAQNVGKYPVGAYTGEVAASMLKDFDATYVILGHSERSTAYCESGENIAAKFVTAKNAGLTPVLCVGETLQEREAGMEQQVVAEQLDALLLSQGGAVFEHAVVSYEPIWAIGTGLSATPDQAQAMHEFIRARIAGYDADAANSLRILYGGSVNPVNASQLLVMQDIDGGLIGRCSLDANDFEKICLAAAAVR, from the coding sequence ATGCGTCGTAAGCTGGTGGTAGCAAATTGGAAAATGCATGGGTCGATTGCCCAGAATCAGCAATTGTTCGACGCATTCAAACAAAAATTAGCGCCTATCGACAATGTCGATTTCGCGGTCTGTGTGCCTTACCCCTACTTATTCCAAGCGCAAGTAGTGCTGTCCGGCACTAACATTGCTTGGGGCGCTCAAAACGTTGGCAAATATCCGGTTGGCGCTTATACGGGCGAGGTCGCGGCAAGCATGCTAAAAGACTTTGATGCGACCTATGTGATTCTTGGGCATTCTGAGCGTAGCACCGCTTATTGTGAAAGTGGTGAGAATATTGCGGCCAAGTTTGTGACGGCCAAAAATGCAGGACTAACGCCAGTATTGTGTGTGGGCGAGACCTTGCAAGAGCGTGAGGCAGGCATGGAGCAGCAAGTGGTGGCAGAGCAGTTAGATGCCTTATTGCTCAGCCAAGGGGGTGCAGTATTTGAACATGCGGTCGTTTCTTATGAGCCGATTTGGGCGATTGGCACTGGTTTAAGTGCCACTCCAGACCAAGCCCAGGCCATGCATGAGTTCATCCGTGCGCGTATTGCGGGTTACGATGCTGATGCCGCAAATAGCTTACGCATCCTCTATGGGGGTAGCGTAAATCCTGTAAATGCGTCACAATTGCTAGTTATGCAGGATATTGATGGCGGCCTGATTGGGCGTTGTTCATTAGATGCGAACGATTTTGAAAAAATTTGTCTTGCTGCAGCGGCCGTTCGATAG
- the recJ gene encoding single-stranded-DNA-specific exonuclease RecJ → MANIIQRSFNAVAADALSQAGLMPILARVLAARGIAQMKQLDVSLAQLIPPEQLTNASQMAVLLADAIAQKQSLLVVGDYDCDGATATAVAVRGLRSMGAQVDYLVPNRFEYGYGLTPEIVELAAERKPDIIMTVDNGIASVDGVARANSLGIKVLVTDHHLPGDLTPEAACMVNPNQHGCDFPSKNLAGVGVIFYVMLALRAELRNRGVFSEKPEPNLTELLDIVALGTVADLVKLDDNNRILVEQGLRRIRAGKGCVAIRALLKIAGREASKVNAQDLGFSVGPRLNAAGRLDDMALGIACLISDDEIEATVMAQRLHTMNLERRAIEADMQEAANISLDEVDVSGQFSLSIFEPDWHQGVIGILASQVKEQYHRPVIAFALGADGNLKGSGRSIKGLHLRDALDLVSKRHPDLIFKFGGHAMAAGLTIPHDGFNAFKQAFEDVAASLLTPADLDAVIETDGSLSAHEVDWDVAVALDKQVWGQGFPAPLFSDVFIVNQQKVVGERHLKLSLQKADDQTGRIIDAIYFQQQDFLPTKVHVVYELQTNEFNGRQRVQLNVRHCIPVG, encoded by the coding sequence ATGGCAAACATTATTCAACGTTCTTTTAATGCCGTGGCAGCGGATGCGCTCAGTCAAGCGGGTTTGATGCCAATCCTAGCCAGAGTGCTTGCTGCGCGCGGTATTGCGCAAATGAAGCAACTAGATGTCTCCCTGGCGCAATTAATCCCACCTGAGCAGCTCACCAACGCGTCGCAAATGGCCGTTTTGCTGGCAGATGCCATTGCACAAAAGCAATCATTGCTGGTGGTCGGAGATTATGATTGTGATGGTGCGACAGCAACGGCAGTGGCGGTCAGAGGCTTGCGCAGTATGGGTGCCCAAGTAGATTATCTGGTGCCCAATCGATTTGAATATGGCTATGGCTTAACGCCCGAAATTGTTGAGCTGGCTGCTGAACGCAAGCCAGACATCATCATGACTGTGGATAACGGCATCGCGAGTGTGGATGGTGTTGCTAGGGCCAATAGCCTAGGGATTAAAGTGCTGGTCACGGACCACCATTTGCCAGGCGACTTAACCCCAGAGGCGGCTTGCATGGTGAATCCAAATCAACACGGGTGTGATTTCCCCAGTAAAAACCTAGCGGGTGTTGGGGTGATTTTTTATGTGATGCTGGCCTTGCGCGCTGAACTCAGAAATCGTGGCGTATTTTCAGAAAAGCCTGAGCCTAATTTAACTGAATTACTCGACATTGTGGCTTTGGGCACTGTGGCTGACTTGGTGAAGCTAGACGATAATAATCGCATTTTAGTCGAGCAAGGTTTACGCCGCATTCGGGCGGGCAAGGGCTGTGTGGCGATTCGTGCATTATTAAAGATAGCCGGGCGAGAAGCGTCAAAAGTGAATGCACAGGATTTAGGCTTTAGCGTGGGCCCGCGCCTCAATGCGGCAGGGCGACTTGATGATATGGCGCTTGGCATTGCCTGTTTGATCTCGGATGATGAAATCGAAGCCACCGTCATGGCGCAACGCTTGCACACCATGAATTTAGAGCGTCGCGCCATTGAAGCGGATATGCAGGAGGCGGCTAATATTTCTTTGGATGAAGTGGATGTCAGCGGGCAGTTTAGTTTAAGTATTTTCGAGCCAGATTGGCATCAAGGTGTGATTGGTATTTTGGCCTCTCAGGTGAAAGAGCAATATCATCGGCCCGTTATTGCGTTTGCCTTGGGTGCTGATGGCAACTTGAAAGGCTCTGGTCGATCTATCAAAGGCTTACATTTGCGGGATGCATTAGATCTCGTTTCAAAACGTCATCCAGATTTGATTTTTAAATTTGGCGGACACGCCATGGCAGCGGGCTTAACGATCCCGCATGATGGATTTAATGCTTTTAAGCAAGCCTTCGAAGACGTTGCTGCCAGTTTACTCACGCCTGCAGATTTAGATGCCGTGATCGAAACCGATGGATCACTGTCGGCGCATGAAGTCGATTGGGATGTGGCTGTGGCATTAGATAAACAAGTGTGGGGGCAAGGCTTTCCTGCGCCATTATTTAGTGATGTGTTTATTGTCAATCAGCAAAAAGTGGTGGGTGAGCGACATCTTAAGCTTTCGTTGCAAAAAGCAGACGATCAGACCGGCCGCATAATCGATGCGATTTATTTTCAGCAGCAAGACTTTTTGCCAACTAAAGTGCATGTGGTGTATGAGTTGCAAACCAATGAATTTAACGGTCGCCAGCGTGTGCAGCTTAACGTCCGGCATTGTATTCCAGTTGGGTAA
- a CDS encoding SixA phosphatase family protein, translating into MELILWRHAEAEDGYPDDERALTSTGLEQAKKMAAWLKARMPKETRILVSPAKRAQQTASALDLPFTTLHELAPSASPHDLLKVANWDTSKGAVLIVGHQPTLGMAAAIAMTHKTHYWCVKKGAVWWIASRIRAEEEQAIIRAVISPDML; encoded by the coding sequence ATGGAACTAATTTTATGGCGTCATGCTGAGGCTGAAGATGGCTACCCGGATGACGAACGCGCACTGACTTCAACGGGTCTTGAACAAGCAAAAAAAATGGCGGCTTGGCTTAAAGCGCGCATGCCCAAAGAGACCCGCATTTTAGTGAGTCCAGCCAAACGTGCCCAACAAACAGCCAGTGCTTTAGATTTGCCATTTACGACGCTGCATGAATTAGCGCCAAGTGCATCACCGCATGATTTGTTGAAAGTAGCCAACTGGGATACCAGTAAAGGCGCCGTATTAATCGTTGGCCACCAACCGACACTTGGTATGGCGGCCGCCATCGCGATGACACATAAAACCCATTATTGGTGTGTGAAAAAAGGGGCGGTTTGGTGGATTGCAAGTCGGATACGTGCAGAGGAAGAACAGGCGATCATTCGCGCTGTGATTTCTCCTGACATGCTTTAG
- a CDS encoding inorganic triphosphatase, giving the protein MANEIELKLRIAESCAHLLNQHAAITERLVEAPWTRKLVSIYYDTPDLALLDAGLNLRVRSMSGGWFQAIKSTGQSIGGLHQRLEWEDLLTNNAPDFNKITEPHLANIFADQKLRAALKPVFIVDVVRTDWLLNYPDGSVIEVSADIGDLKSSTDHACEHICPIQELEIELKQGNTYHLFELALALQQDIPMSIENGSKAQMGYRYLRPQPLIKTHAQAMNIKRFKSPPTTKQIMQEALTSMQDNQEILKKVNHTPAVYHMKLANNRLASALAYSGYRATDRDTLSIIQDLEWLAQFLISPCDNFAYQNLNAILNGQRYQRILLRLGAWLHQ; this is encoded by the coding sequence ATGGCCAACGAAATCGAACTCAAGCTTCGTATTGCTGAGTCATGCGCACACCTGCTCAACCAACACGCCGCGATTACGGAACGATTAGTTGAAGCGCCATGGACCCGCAAACTCGTCAGCATTTATTACGACACGCCAGATTTAGCCTTGTTAGATGCAGGTTTAAATTTGCGTGTACGCAGTATGTCAGGCGGTTGGTTTCAAGCCATCAAAAGTACAGGGCAATCAATAGGCGGCTTGCATCAGCGCCTGGAGTGGGAAGATTTGCTCACTAACAATGCGCCCGATTTTAATAAAATTACTGAGCCGCATTTAGCCAATATTTTTGCTGACCAGAAGCTGAGAGCAGCGCTGAAACCTGTGTTTATTGTCGATGTGGTGCGCACTGATTGGCTACTCAACTACCCAGATGGGTCAGTGATTGAAGTGTCTGCGGATATTGGCGACCTCAAAAGCTCAACCGATCATGCTTGCGAGCATATCTGCCCGATTCAGGAATTAGAAATCGAACTCAAGCAAGGCAACACTTATCACTTATTTGAGCTGGCCTTAGCGTTGCAACAAGACATTCCCATGAGTATTGAGAATGGCAGTAAAGCACAAATGGGCTATCGTTATTTGCGGCCACAGCCTTTGATTAAGACTCATGCGCAAGCCATGAATATCAAGCGCTTTAAGTCGCCGCCAACCACCAAGCAAATCATGCAAGAGGCGCTGACTAGCATGCAGGATAATCAAGAAATCTTGAAAAAAGTAAATCATACTCCAGCGGTTTATCACATGAAGCTTGCTAATAATCGTCTCGCTAGCGCTTTAGCCTATAGCGGCTACCGTGCCACCGATAGAGATACGCTCAGCATCATTCAAGACTTAGAATGGTTGGCACAATTCTTAATCTCGCCCTGCGACAACTTTGCTTATCAAAACCTCAATGCTATTTTGAATGGTCAGCGCTATCAACGAATATTACTTCGCCTGGGGGCTTGGTTACATCAATAA
- a CDS encoding M17 family metallopeptidase: protein MSITLKQNLMPADENALSAQTHLLFVLSADCPDTLPFLSVLNAKLTRTNKKYADLQKGAVVADLPNGALASWVVLDEGLSAFKRQTQLRKAIKPLLDEKPAALAIAVYGSEGARQQAAKDAFYVVSVNAAELPERKGKVAQKETKSEVLREVSIFGWQDSTEFAEIQAMIAGNVLTRTLTMTPPNELNPTQYRTKIAELAKSKGWQYQEFDMQQLTQMGAGAFVAVGQGSDPQDAAIVHLTYSPNDAKKHIALVGKGICFDTGGHNLKPAKYMNGMHEDMNGSAVALGVLLAATKAKLPMKIDCWLAIAQNHIGPLAYKQNDVVTALNGTTIEIVHTDAEGRMVLADTLTLASREKPDWMVDFATLTGSMMSALGDRYSGVLGNHPALLCKAVGLGAAVGERVCAFPFDDDYDEDIESSIADIKQCTLDGGADHVHATRFLSKFIEHDVPWLHVDLSSYNRKGGLGAVASDVNGFGVALTFELLKQY from the coding sequence ATGTCCATCACCCTTAAACAAAATTTAATGCCTGCAGATGAAAATGCTTTATCGGCGCAAACACACCTTTTATTTGTTTTGTCAGCAGATTGTCCAGATACGTTGCCATTTTTAAGCGTATTAAATGCCAAGTTAACGCGTACTAATAAAAAATATGCGGATTTGCAAAAAGGAGCGGTGGTTGCAGATTTGCCGAATGGGGCTTTAGCAAGCTGGGTGGTGTTGGATGAAGGCTTGTCAGCGTTTAAGCGCCAAACGCAATTGCGGAAAGCAATTAAACCTTTGCTCGATGAAAAGCCAGCTGCATTGGCTATTGCCGTTTACGGCTCAGAAGGTGCGCGTCAGCAAGCTGCGAAAGATGCCTTCTATGTGGTGAGTGTGAATGCCGCTGAATTGCCCGAGCGTAAAGGCAAAGTGGCGCAAAAAGAAACGAAGTCTGAGGTTTTGAGAGAAGTGTCTATTTTTGGCTGGCAAGATTCGACTGAATTTGCTGAGATTCAAGCCATGATTGCAGGTAATGTTTTGACGCGAACACTCACGATGACGCCGCCAAATGAGCTTAATCCTACGCAATATCGTACTAAAATCGCTGAACTTGCAAAATCTAAGGGCTGGCAATATCAAGAATTTGATATGCAACAACTCACTCAAATGGGGGCTGGTGCTTTCGTCGCTGTAGGCCAAGGATCAGACCCGCAAGATGCTGCAATAGTCCATCTGACTTATTCACCAAACGATGCGAAGAAACATATCGCGCTGGTGGGCAAGGGCATTTGTTTTGATACGGGCGGACATAACCTTAAGCCGGCTAAATATATGAACGGCATGCATGAAGACATGAATGGTTCAGCGGTTGCTTTGGGTGTCTTGCTTGCGGCAACAAAGGCTAAACTGCCAATGAAGATTGATTGCTGGCTAGCCATTGCTCAAAATCATATTGGGCCGCTTGCATACAAACAAAATGATGTGGTGACTGCGCTTAACGGTACCACGATTGAAATTGTGCATACCGATGCAGAAGGCCGCATGGTCCTGGCGGATACCTTAACTTTAGCGTCTCGTGAAAAGCCAGATTGGATGGTAGATTTTGCCACACTGACTGGCAGCATGATGAGTGCTTTGGGCGATCGTTACAGCGGCGTGCTAGGTAATCATCCTGCGCTACTTTGTAAGGCGGTTGGCCTTGGTGCCGCGGTGGGTGAGCGTGTTTGCGCATTCCCGTTTGATGATGATTACGATGAAGACATTGAAAGTAGCATTGCTGACATCAAGCAATGTACGTTGGATGGTGGCGCTGACCATGTACATGCCACTAGATTTTTATCTAAATTCATTGAACATGATGTGCCATGGTTGCATGTAGATTTATCCTCATACAACCGTAAGGGTGGTTTAGGTGCTGTAGCGAGTGATGTTAACGGTTTTGGCGTTGCGCTGACGTTTGAATTGCTTAAGCAGTATTGA